The following proteins come from a genomic window of Pelmatolapia mariae isolate MD_Pm_ZW linkage group LG17, Pm_UMD_F_2, whole genome shotgun sequence:
- the yeats4 gene encoding YEATS domain-containing protein 4, which translates to MFKKMTEFGPDSGGRVKGVTIVKPIVFGNVARYFGKKREEDGHTHQWSVYVKPYRNEDMSAYVKKIQFKLHESYGNPLRVVTKPPYEITETGWGEFEIIIKIFFIDPNERPVTLYHLLKLFQSDSSAMPKKTVVSEFYDEMIFQDPTAMMQQLLTTSRQLTLGAYKHETEFGELEQRTKEKLEVAKKRTSQEIAELKDKLKASRENINHLKAEIRKLEEDGDHKEH; encoded by the exons ATGTTCAAAAAGATGACTGAATTTGGTCCAGATTCCGGAGGGCGCGTTAAG GGAGTGACTATTGTGAAGCCTATTGTATTTGGGAATGTTGCCCGCTACTTTGgaaagaagagagaagaggaTGGGCACACACACCAGTGGTCTGTGTATGTGAAGCCTTACAGAAATGAG GATATGTCAGCTTATGTGAAGAAGATCCAGTTCAAGCTACATGAGAGCTATGGTAACCCTCTGAGAG TGGTCACTAAGCCTCCATATGAAATCACAGAGACAGGCTGGGGGGAGTTTGAGATCATCATCAAGATCTTCTTCATCGATCCCAATGAGAGACCT gTGACCTTGTACCACCTATTGAAGCTGTTCCAGTCAGATTCCAGTGCCATGCCCAAGAAGACAGTTGTGTCTGAATTCTACGATGAAATG ATCTTTCAGGATCCAACAGCCATGATGCAGCAGCTACTGACCACATCAAGGCAACTCACCCTGGGAGCGTACAAACATGAGACGGAGT TCGGCGAACTGGAGCAGAGGACCAAGGAGAAACTGGAAGTGGCAAAAAAGAGAACAAGCCAAGAGATCGCGGAGCTGAAAGACAAACTTAAAGCCAGCAGAGAGAACATCAACCACCTTAAGGCAGAGATTAGAAAACTGGAAGAGGACGGAGACCATAAAGAGCACTGA